Proteins found in one Candidatus Gastranaerophilales bacterium genomic segment:
- a CDS encoding divergent PAP2 family protein, producing the protein MIVNTGKEIIISSFIATFTAQFLKFSFYYIKNKKINFRIFASTGEMPSSHSAAVIALTTSVGLIRGFESVEFAIALIFSLIVMYDAAGLRRSAGKMATQLNLLADAMWEHKPINCQEKLGELLGHTPLEVTMGALLGAVVAFFYHFWMLAG; encoded by the coding sequence ATGATTGTGAATACAGGCAAAGAAATAATAATTTCTTCATTTATAGCAACTTTTACCGCCCAGTTTTTAAAGTTTTCGTTTTATTACATAAAAAATAAAAAAATTAATTTTAGAATTTTTGCATCTACAGGCGAAATGCCGAGTTCTCACAGTGCGGCTGTTATAGCCTTGACTACGAGTGTTGGGCTTATAAGAGGATTTGAAAGTGTAGAATTTGCAATTGCTTTGATTTTTTCTTTAATTGTAATGTATGATGCAGCGGGTTTGAGGCGCAGTGCAGGTAAAATGGCTACTCAGCTTAATCTCCTGGCAGATGCTATGTGGGAACATAAACCTATCAATTGTCAGGAAAAATTGGGTGAACTTTTAGGGCATACCCCTTTAGAAGTTACAATGGGAGCGCTTTTGGGCGCTGTGGTTGCATTTTTCTACCATTTTTGGATGCTTGCAGGGTAG
- a CDS encoding polyprenyl synthetase family protein translates to MKLNLREYLAENKKIINAKLGEYLEIRFPEIIWEAMRYSVLADGKRIRPILLLEAARVCGADAEVALPTACALEMVHCYSLIHDDLPCMDNDDFRRGNPTNHKVFGEGMAVLAGDALLSFAPQIIIKKTPDCVDKAVLLRVLNEFYTSIGPVGMVGGQVADIQSENKEIDISTFTYIHTHKTGELFKFALMAGGLLGGADEKTLNALVDYGKFLGYAFQIADDILDIEGDLKTLGKTPHKDLDSNKNTHPKLFGLDNSKIELNALCEKAKNVLKLNNILSEAFDAIADSIVNSIRNKE, encoded by the coding sequence ATGAAGTTGAATTTAAGAGAATATTTAGCAGAGAATAAAAAAATAATTAATGCCAAGCTTGGCGAATATTTAGAAATTCGTTTCCCTGAAATAATTTGGGAGGCAATGAGATATAGTGTTTTGGCTGACGGTAAAAGAATAAGACCGATACTTTTGCTTGAAGCGGCAAGGGTTTGCGGAGCTGATGCAGAGGTTGCTTTGCCAACAGCTTGTGCTTTAGAGATGGTGCATTGTTATAGTTTGATTCATGACGATTTACCTTGTATGGATAATGATGATTTTAGGCGAGGCAACCCCACTAACCATAAAGTTTTTGGCGAAGGTATGGCTGTACTTGCAGGGGATGCTCTTTTATCTTTTGCACCCCAGATAATAATAAAAAAGACCCCTGACTGTGTTGATAAAGCTGTTTTGTTAAGAGTTTTGAATGAATTTTATACCTCAATAGGTCCCGTGGGGATGGTTGGCGGTCAGGTGGCTGATATTCAATCAGAAAACAAAGAAATAGATATTTCTACATTTACCTACATACATACACATAAGACAGGAGAGCTGTTTAAATTTGCGCTTATGGCCGGCGGATTACTCGGCGGTGCAGATGAGAAAACCTTGAATGCGCTTGTGGATTACGGTAAATTCTTGGGTTATGCGTTTCAAATTGCGGATGATATTTTGGATATAGAGGGTGATTTGAAAACATTAGGCAAGACCCCTCATAAAGATTTGGATTCCAACAAAAACACACATCCGAAACTCTTTGGGTTAGATAATTCTAAAATAGAACTTAATGCACTTTGTGAAAAAGCAAAAAATGTATTAAAATTAAATAATATTTTATCAGAAGCTTTTGATGCCATAGCTGATAGCATTGTAAACAGTATAAGGAATAAAGAATGA